A region of Burkholderiales bacterium JOSHI_001 DNA encodes the following proteins:
- a CDS encoding glycosyltransferase (PFAM: Glycosyl transferases group 1): protein MTPALASANNGNWQTARRWAGMLRPAYRVHLTDRWRAGDEALMIALHARRSASSIAAWRAAHPARPLMLVLTGTDLYRDITTDADARRSLDRADALVVLNELGARGLPEPMRARTQVILQSCSARQALPRTKRHLRALMVGHLRDEKDPRTYWRAVQQLAPRQDIVFDHIGAALDPALGAEAAALATRLPRFRWLGGLAHASVRRHIQAAHVLVHPSRMEGGAHVVIEAIRSATPVLASRIDGNLGLLGSNYEGYFEPGDSQALAALVERARDDADMLAGLMAQLTPRAPLFAPEAERAKLHQLVSALLARRPPGSLT from the coding sequence GTGACGCCCGCGCTGGCATCGGCCAACAACGGCAACTGGCAGACGGCCCGCCGCTGGGCGGGCATGTTGCGCCCAGCTTACCGCGTCCACCTCACCGACCGCTGGCGCGCCGGCGACGAGGCGCTGATGATTGCGCTGCACGCACGGCGTTCGGCCAGTTCAATCGCCGCCTGGCGCGCAGCCCACCCCGCGCGACCGCTGATGCTGGTGCTGACCGGCACCGACCTGTACCGGGACATAACCACCGATGCGGATGCCCGCCGCTCGCTCGATCGTGCCGATGCGCTGGTGGTGCTGAACGAACTGGGCGCACGGGGCCTGCCCGAGCCGATGCGCGCCAGGACGCAGGTGATCCTGCAGTCATGCTCTGCGCGCCAGGCGCTTCCGCGGACAAAGCGGCATCTGCGCGCCCTGATGGTCGGCCACCTGCGCGACGAGAAAGATCCGCGCACCTACTGGCGTGCCGTGCAGCAGCTGGCGCCGCGCCAGGACATCGTGTTCGACCACATCGGCGCCGCCTTGGACCCGGCGCTTGGCGCCGAAGCCGCGGCCCTGGCCACCCGCCTGCCCCGGTTCCGCTGGCTGGGCGGGCTGGCGCACGCCAGCGTGCGTCGGCACATCCAGGCCGCCCATGTGCTGGTGCACCCCAGCCGCATGGAAGGCGGCGCGCATGTGGTCATTGAAGCCATCCGCAGCGCAACGCCGGTGCTGGCCTCGCGCATCGACGGCAACCTGGGCCTGCTGGGCAGCAACTACGAAGGCTACTTCGAGCCCGGCGACAGCCAGGCGCTGGCAGCCCTGGTCGAGCGCGCCCGCGACGATGCCGATATGCTTGCCGGGCTGATGGCCCAGTTGACCCCGCGTGCGCCGCTGTTCGCCCCCGAGGCCGAAAGGGCCAAGCTGCATCAACTTGTCAGCGCGCTGCTGGCCCGTCGCCCTCCTGGATCCTTGACATGA
- a CDS encoding putative esterase of the alpha-beta hydrolase superfamily (PFAM: Patatin-like phospholipase): MSATLSHALPWRRRLFTAAGLALLGTGGCSLRPGADHDGDDAPAALALRTRPRVAWVFGSGGPRGFVHVGVVKALAALDLHPDLIVGASAGAVVGVLVAAGLPAAQIEALALELRPWQLLRLTLAGNTWFSGEALADLLRTALLPRVGSMRIEHLPTPFAAAAQRLPAGPVVAFTHGDIGTAVRASAAVEGELAPVRIRGVLYGDPDLHMPLPVRLARSLGAERVLAVDVSAYEDRAPPGTEAWREGDLRKRALTRPDAELADLLLHPDTGYYAGFNRAYRERCIAVGLRDTLAAAAALQALHAHAASGAASARKPG; the protein is encoded by the coding sequence ATGAGCGCGACACTGTCCCATGCGTTGCCATGGCGTCGCCGCCTCTTCACGGCCGCGGGCCTGGCACTGCTGGGCACGGGGGGGTGCAGCCTGCGGCCAGGCGCCGACCACGATGGCGACGATGCGCCTGCCGCGCTCGCGCTGCGGACCAGGCCGCGCGTGGCCTGGGTGTTCGGCTCCGGCGGGCCGCGCGGTTTTGTGCACGTGGGGGTCGTCAAGGCCCTGGCAGCACTGGACCTGCACCCCGACCTGATCGTTGGCGCCTCGGCTGGCGCGGTGGTTGGCGTGCTGGTCGCTGCCGGTCTGCCGGCGGCACAGATCGAGGCCCTGGCGCTGGAGCTGCGACCCTGGCAATTGCTGCGCCTGACCCTGGCCGGCAACACCTGGTTCAGCGGCGAAGCCCTGGCCGACCTGCTGCGCACCGCGCTGCTGCCGCGCGTGGGATCGATGCGCATCGAGCATTTGCCGACGCCCTTCGCGGCGGCGGCACAACGCCTGCCGGCCGGGCCGGTGGTCGCGTTCACGCATGGCGACATCGGCACGGCGGTGCGCGCGTCGGCCGCGGTCGAAGGGGAGTTGGCGCCTGTGCGCATCCGTGGCGTGCTCTACGGCGACCCGGACCTGCACATGCCGCTGCCGGTGCGCCTGGCCCGTTCGCTGGGCGCCGAGCGGGTGCTGGCGGTGGATGTCTCGGCCTACGAAGACCGGGCGCCGCCCGGCACCGAAGCATGGCGCGAGGGTGACCTGCGCAAGCGCGCACTGACCCGCCCTGACGCCGAACTGGCCGATCTGCTGCTGCACCCGGACACCGGCTACTACGCCGGTTTCAATCGCGCCTACCGGGAACGGTGCATTGCCGTGGGCCTGCGCGACACGCTCGCCGCCGCTGCGGCATTGCAAGCGCTGCATGCCCATGCCGCCAGCGGGGCCGCGTCGGCTCGCAAGCCCGGCTGA
- a CDS encoding hypothetical protein (PFAM: SNARE associated Golgi protein) → MQPRLVFSFAALALLGAAAVLLAGEGAAAATQGWLHWGLGQRDNLLGWHAREPVAFTLVFVAMFVLLSATTLPGCSVLAFAAGPCYGWFVGTLLVVLSSTVGATIPFLLARHLWRERLRARAGPWLARVDAGLARDGLAYLFFLRMAPVIPYPLLNPLLGLTSLRLWPFTWVSALGMTAGSAAYVQAGRALLAPGEPLLSPALLAALAVIGLLPWALRRWWRLA, encoded by the coding sequence ATGCAGCCCCGGCTGGTGTTCAGCTTCGCCGCCCTGGCCCTGCTGGGGGCCGCCGCCGTGCTGCTGGCGGGCGAGGGTGCGGCCGCGGCGACCCAGGGCTGGCTGCACTGGGGCCTGGGTCAGCGCGACAATCTGCTGGGCTGGCATGCGCGGGAACCGGTGGCGTTCACGCTGGTCTTCGTGGCGATGTTCGTGCTGCTGTCCGCGACGACCTTGCCGGGCTGTTCGGTGCTGGCCTTCGCGGCCGGGCCTTGTTATGGCTGGTTCGTCGGCACGTTGCTGGTGGTGCTCAGTTCCACCGTCGGCGCGACCATCCCTTTCCTGCTGGCGCGGCACCTGTGGCGCGAACGGCTGCGGGCCCGTGCGGGCCCATGGCTGGCGCGCGTTGACGCTGGCCTGGCGCGCGACGGCCTGGCCTACCTGTTCTTCCTGCGCATGGCGCCGGTGATTCCCTACCCGCTGCTGAACCCCTTGCTCGGGCTGACGTCCTTGCGGCTGTGGCCGTTCACCTGGGTCAGCGCGCTGGGCATGACCGCCGGCAGCGCCGCCTATGTGCAGGCGGGCCGCGCGCTGCTGGCGCCCGGCGAGCCGCTGCTTTCGCCGGCGCTGCTGGCCGCGTTGGCCGTCATCGGCCTGTTGCCCTGGGCCCTGCGCCGGTGGTGGAGACTGGCGTGA
- a CDS encoding periplasmic glycine betaine/choline-binding (lipo)protein of an ABC-type transport system (PFAM: Binding-protein-dependent transport system inner membrane component; Substrate binding domain of ABC-type glycine betaine transport system) produces the protein MPPIHLPTRRGHLLVAALLLLAGATPAGAGETVHVGSKRFTESYVLAEIALQTLQRAGVAAEHRQGLGNTAILEQALLSGQIDLYPEYTGTIVRELLKRSPPADAPPPTLAELNEWLAPRGLKAAVPLGFNNTYALAMRQADAARLGVDSLSALARMPADQAARLRTGLSHEFLVRADGWPALKRRYRLPLQDAPALDHGLAYQALAQGQVDLIDVYSTDAQIGRLRLRVLKDDLAFFPRYDAVLLMRLSLPAAAQAALAPLEGRIGEATMIGLNAAAELDRRPFADVARVFVEGSGKAKPGPADTRPSLWALVLAPDLGPLLLRHLGLVLGSVLLAAAVGVPLGIAAHRHARLGATLIGATGLLQTVPSLALLAFLVALLGTIGFAPALLALFLYALLPIVRNTQAGLAGVPAGLADAARALGLRDAQVLRLVLLPLALPTVMAGVSTAAVINVGTATVAAFVGAGGLGERIVAGLAVNDSDRMLAGAIPAALLALAVQAAFALAERVLVPATQRASFRRQS, from the coding sequence GTGCCGCCCATTCACCTCCCGACCCGCCGGGGCCACCTGCTGGTCGCAGCGCTGCTGCTGCTGGCCGGCGCGACGCCGGCCGGCGCCGGCGAAACCGTCCATGTTGGCTCCAAGCGCTTCACGGAGAGCTACGTCCTGGCCGAGATCGCGCTGCAGACCCTGCAGCGCGCCGGCGTGGCGGCCGAGCACCGCCAGGGCCTGGGCAACACGGCCATTCTTGAGCAGGCACTGCTCAGCGGCCAGATCGACCTCTACCCGGAATACACCGGCACCATCGTGCGCGAGCTGCTCAAGCGCAGCCCGCCCGCCGACGCGCCACCGCCCACGCTGGCCGAACTGAACGAGTGGCTCGCGCCGCGTGGCCTGAAGGCGGCGGTTCCGCTGGGCTTCAACAACACCTACGCGCTCGCAATGCGCCAGGCCGATGCCGCGCGGCTGGGTGTCGACTCCCTGTCGGCATTGGCACGGATGCCCGCGGACCAGGCCGCCCGCTTGCGCACCGGCCTGTCGCACGAGTTCCTGGTTCGTGCGGACGGCTGGCCGGCGCTGAAACGCCGCTACAGACTGCCCCTGCAGGATGCGCCTGCGCTGGACCATGGCCTGGCCTACCAGGCGCTCGCGCAGGGCCAGGTGGACCTGATCGATGTCTACAGCACGGACGCGCAGATCGGCCGCCTTCGGCTGCGCGTGCTGAAGGACGACCTCGCGTTCTTCCCGCGCTACGACGCGGTGCTGCTGATGCGCTTGTCGCTGCCGGCCGCAGCGCAGGCGGCACTGGCGCCGCTGGAGGGGCGCATCGGCGAAGCGACCATGATCGGCCTGAATGCGGCGGCGGAACTGGACCGGCGGCCCTTTGCCGACGTGGCGCGGGTCTTTGTCGAAGGGTCCGGGAAGGCGAAGCCGGGCCCAGCGGACACCAGACCGTCGCTGTGGGCCCTTGTCCTGGCGCCCGACCTCGGGCCACTGCTGCTGCGGCACCTGGGCCTGGTCTTGGGCTCGGTCCTGCTGGCGGCGGCTGTCGGTGTGCCCCTGGGCATCGCAGCGCACCGGCACGCACGGCTCGGTGCCACCCTGATCGGTGCCACAGGTCTGCTGCAGACCGTGCCTTCGCTGGCGCTGCTCGCCTTCCTGGTGGCGCTGCTGGGCACCATCGGCTTCGCACCGGCGCTGCTGGCGCTGTTCCTCTATGCCCTGCTGCCCATCGTGCGCAACACCCAGGCCGGCCTGGCCGGCGTGCCGGCGGGGCTGGCCGACGCCGCCCGCGCCCTGGGGCTGCGTGACGCCCAGGTGCTGCGCCTGGTGCTGCTGCCCTTGGCCTTGCCGACCGTGATGGCGGGCGTTTCCACCGCCGCGGTGATCAACGTGGGCACGGCCACGGTGGCCGCCTTCGTGGGTGCCGGCGGCCTGGGCGAGCGCATCGTCGCCGGACTGGCGGTGAACGACAGCGACCGCATGCTGGCCGGCGCGATCCCGGCCGCGCTGCTGGCGCTGGCCGTGCAGGCCGCTTTCGCGCTGGCCGAGCGGGTGCTCGTGCCCGCGACTCAGCGCGCGTCGTTCAGGCGCCAGTCGTAG
- a CDS encoding putative methyltransferase (PFAM: Uncharacterized conserved protein (DUF2260)~TIGRFAM: probable methyltransferase), whose amino-acid sequence MPAPRHFQLGDASGDPAAEASAGLLQPRAAVPPKYFYDAQGSRLFDAITALAEYYPTRTEAAIFAAHGPAMAEAALRRTGPGPVIVDLGAGNCAKAAALFPLLRPSRYVAVDISADHLAGALAQLQREQPALDLVGVGLDFSRRLALPADLTGDGALVFYPGSSIGNFDPPGALELLRQARAVAGRGALLIGVDLVKDDETLVAAYDDALGVTAAFNLNLLRHLNRLLGADFDPRHWRHVALFNRAESRIEMHLASRRAQTVRWPGGERAFAADERIHTENSYKWSLDGFAALLREAGFRAPRHWTDERGWFALFLAEA is encoded by the coding sequence ATGCCCGCTCCACGTCATTTTCAGCTCGGCGACGCCAGCGGCGATCCGGCCGCCGAAGCCTCGGCCGGCTTGCTGCAGCCCCGGGCCGCGGTGCCGCCCAAGTACTTCTACGATGCCCAGGGCTCGCGCCTGTTCGATGCGATCACGGCACTGGCCGAGTATTACCCCACCCGCACGGAAGCGGCCATCTTCGCCGCGCATGGCCCAGCCATGGCCGAAGCGGCGCTCCGCCGAACGGGGCCCGGCCCGGTGATCGTTGATCTCGGGGCCGGCAACTGCGCCAAGGCCGCGGCGCTGTTTCCGCTGCTTCGGCCCAGCCGCTATGTGGCGGTGGACATCTCGGCCGACCACCTGGCCGGTGCGCTGGCGCAACTGCAGCGCGAACAACCCGCGCTTGACCTGGTGGGCGTGGGGCTGGACTTCTCGCGGCGGCTGGCGCTGCCTGCCGATCTGACGGGCGATGGCGCGCTGGTGTTCTATCCCGGCTCCAGCATCGGCAACTTCGACCCCCCGGGCGCCTTGGAACTGCTGCGCCAGGCCCGCGCCGTGGCCGGCCGCGGCGCCCTGCTGATCGGCGTGGACCTGGTCAAGGACGATGAAACCCTGGTGGCGGCCTACGACGATGCGCTGGGCGTGACGGCGGCCTTCAACCTGAACCTGTTGCGGCACCTGAACCGGCTGCTGGGTGCGGACTTCGACCCGCGGCACTGGCGCCACGTGGCGCTGTTCAACCGGGCCGAATCGCGCATCGAGATGCACCTGGCGTCGCGCCGCGCGCAGACGGTGCGTTGGCCCGGCGGCGAGCGCGCCTTCGCGGCCGACGAGCGCATCCACACTGAGAACTCCTACAAGTGGAGCCTGGACGGCTTCGCCGCGCTGCTGCGCGAAGCCGGTTTCCGCGCACCGCGCCATTGGACCGACGAACGCGGCTGGTTCGCGCTCTTCCTGGCCGAAGCCTGA
- a CDS encoding selenium donor protein (PFAM: AIR synthase related protein, N-terminal domain; AIR synthase related protein, C-terminal domain~TIGRFAM: selenium donor protein), with product MNAPACPAPSAEPRLTSLSHGGGCGCKIAPGVLSEILKGTAALPVPKELLVGIETADDAAVYQLNDEQALIATTDFFMPIVDDPFDFGRIAATNAISDVYAMGGKPILALALVGMPINVLSTQTIGRVLEGGASVCRSAGIPIAGGHTIDSVEAIYGLVVLGLVHPQRVKRNADAQPGDLLVLGKPLGVGVMSAALKKEQLGAEGYAQMIANTTKLNTPGPDLAALNGVHALTDVTGFGLAGHALELARGARCDVRIDWPAVPLLPGVRELAAGGFITGASGRNWAGYGADVTLPADFAAEDRALLTDPQTSGGLLVSCQPSAVDEVLAIFRRHGFERAAVVGSVAATSTAPRLHVG from the coding sequence ATGAACGCACCTGCCTGCCCCGCCCCGTCCGCCGAACCCCGGCTCACCTCGCTGTCGCACGGGGGCGGCTGCGGCTGCAAGATCGCGCCGGGGGTGCTGTCCGAAATCCTCAAGGGCACCGCCGCCCTGCCCGTCCCCAAGGAATTGCTGGTGGGCATCGAAACGGCCGATGACGCCGCGGTCTACCAGCTCAACGACGAGCAGGCGCTGATTGCCACCACCGACTTCTTCATGCCCATCGTCGACGACCCCTTCGACTTCGGGCGCATCGCCGCCACCAACGCCATCAGCGACGTTTACGCGATGGGCGGCAAGCCCATCCTGGCGCTGGCCCTGGTGGGCATGCCGATCAACGTGCTGTCCACCCAGACCATCGGCCGCGTGCTCGAAGGCGGCGCCTCGGTCTGCCGCAGCGCCGGCATCCCCATCGCCGGGGGCCACACCATCGACTCGGTCGAGGCGATCTACGGCCTGGTGGTGCTGGGCCTGGTGCACCCTCAACGCGTCAAGCGCAATGCCGATGCGCAGCCGGGCGACCTGCTGGTGCTGGGCAAGCCGCTGGGCGTGGGCGTGATGAGCGCGGCGCTGAAGAAAGAACAGCTGGGCGCCGAGGGCTACGCCCAGATGATTGCCAACACGACGAAGCTGAACACGCCGGGGCCCGACCTGGCCGCGCTGAATGGTGTGCACGCGCTGACCGACGTGACCGGTTTCGGCCTCGCCGGCCACGCCCTGGAACTGGCGCGCGGTGCGCGTTGCGATGTCCGCATCGACTGGCCCGCGGTGCCGCTGCTGCCGGGCGTGCGGGAACTGGCTGCAGGCGGTTTCATCACCGGGGCTTCCGGCCGCAACTGGGCCGGCTACGGCGCCGACGTCACCCTGCCCGCCGACTTCGCGGCCGAAGACCGCGCCCTGCTGACCGACCCGCAGACCAGCGGCGGGCTCCTGGTGTCCTGCCAGCCGTCGGCGGTGGACGAGGTGCTGGCCATCTTCCGGCGCCATGGCTTTGAGCGCGCCGCGGTGGTCGGCAGCGTCGCGGCGACGAGCACCGCACCGCGCCTGCACGTGGGCTGA
- a CDS encoding TIGR03440 family protein (PFAM: Formylglycine-generating sulfatase enzyme~TIGRFAM: TIGR03440 family protein) translates to MHDASLTRAADAARQGSPEVLADLLRASRADTLATFALYEQALPELQVPLRPELNPPLWELGHIGWFQEFWIGRNPACGAGARADPDVPRRPPLRGDADALYNSSRVPHDSRWQLPLPGAAATREDLARQLDQTLALLQHAAGTDDALYFFRLALLHEDMHHEAALYMARGLGMAVHDPRWQVQALPAPGAPLQVGAQHWRLGGDAGGGFVFDNERAGLDVALAPFAIDAQAVRWAEFLPFVAAGGYDDPRWWSEAGAHWRAAQPSSLPRYLRQGAEGWERSLGERWAPLDLGEAASHLTLHEAQAWCRWAGRRLPTEAEWECAACTAGPAFRWGDVWEWTASPFAPFPGFEPHPYRDYSAPWFDGRPVLKGASTCTQPRMRHPKYRNFFQSWRSDVPAGFRSCAA, encoded by the coding sequence ATGCACGATGCAAGCCTAACGCGAGCCGCGGACGCCGCCCGGCAGGGCTCACCCGAGGTGCTGGCCGACCTGCTGCGGGCCAGCCGGGCCGACACCCTGGCCACCTTCGCGCTTTACGAGCAGGCCCTGCCCGAATTGCAGGTGCCGCTGCGGCCGGAGTTGAACCCGCCGCTGTGGGAACTGGGCCACATCGGCTGGTTCCAGGAGTTCTGGATCGGCCGCAACCCGGCATGCGGCGCTGGCGCGCGCGCCGACCCCGACGTGCCGCGCCGCCCGCCGCTGCGTGGCGACGCCGATGCGCTGTACAACTCCAGCCGCGTGCCGCACGACAGCCGCTGGCAGCTGCCGCTGCCGGGCGCGGCGGCCACGCGCGAGGACCTTGCGCGCCAACTGGACCAGACCCTGGCGCTGTTGCAGCATGCCGCCGGCACCGATGACGCGCTGTACTTCTTCCGCCTGGCCCTGCTGCACGAGGACATGCACCACGAGGCCGCGCTGTACATGGCGCGGGGCCTGGGCATGGCGGTTCACGACCCGCGGTGGCAGGTGCAGGCCTTGCCCGCGCCGGGCGCACCGCTGCAGGTGGGGGCGCAGCACTGGCGGCTGGGCGGCGACGCCGGCGGCGGCTTCGTCTTCGACAACGAACGCGCGGGCCTGGACGTCGCCCTGGCGCCCTTCGCGATCGACGCCCAGGCCGTGCGCTGGGCCGAGTTCCTGCCCTTCGTGGCGGCCGGCGGCTACGACGACCCGCGGTGGTGGTCCGAAGCCGGCGCGCATTGGCGTGCCGCGCAGCCGAGCAGCCTGCCGCGCTACCTGCGGCAGGGTGCCGAGGGCTGGGAGCGTTCGCTGGGCGAGCGCTGGGCCCCGCTTGACTTGGGCGAGGCGGCCTCTCACCTGACCCTGCACGAAGCCCAGGCCTGGTGCCGCTGGGCCGGCCGCCGCCTGCCCACCGAAGCGGAATGGGAGTGCGCCGCCTGCACGGCCGGGCCGGCCTTTCGCTGGGGTGACGTCTGGGAATGGACGGCCAGCCCGTTCGCACCCTTCCCCGGCTTCGAGCCGCATCCCTACCGAGACTACTCGGCGCCGTGGTTCGATGGCCGCCCGGTGCTCAAGGGCGCCTCCACGTGCACACAGCCTCGCATGCGGCACCCGAAGTACCGCAACTTCTTCCAGTCCTGGCGCAGCGACGTGCCGGCGGGCTTCCGCAGCTGCGCAGCTTGA
- a CDS encoding Protein of unknown function, DUF547 (PFAM: Protein of unknown function, DUF547), which translates to MQRRKLFAVSVAMLFAARPTPAPAQAFDHAHAAWTALLRRHVRVLEGGRATQVRYTAFAQDRSALKAYLDALSAVPAPAFEAFTKPQQMAFLVNAYNAFTVELILTRYPRLESIKDLGSLLQSPWKRKWVRLLGAEVSLDDIEHGMLRQRGRYDDFRVHFAVNCASIGCPALREEAFVADRLDAQLDEMAQRFLSDRSRNRYNVERRRLEVSKIFDWFGVDWTQGQRGVTSLTQFLARYAEQLADAPADRERVRAGSVPVDFLDYDWRLNDAR; encoded by the coding sequence ATGCAACGCCGCAAGCTGTTTGCCGTTTCCGTCGCCATGCTGTTTGCAGCACGCCCCACGCCTGCGCCGGCGCAGGCCTTCGACCACGCCCACGCCGCCTGGACCGCGCTGCTGCGGCGCCATGTGCGCGTGCTGGAGGGCGGCCGGGCCACACAGGTGCGCTACACCGCTTTCGCCCAGGATCGCTCGGCGCTGAAGGCCTACCTGGACGCGCTCTCGGCGGTGCCGGCACCTGCCTTCGAAGCCTTCACCAAGCCCCAGCAGATGGCCTTTCTGGTGAATGCCTACAACGCCTTCACCGTGGAACTGATCCTGACGCGATACCCCAGGCTTGAATCGATCAAGGACCTCGGCTCGCTGCTGCAGTCTCCCTGGAAGCGCAAGTGGGTGCGCCTGCTGGGCGCCGAGGTGTCGCTCGACGACATCGAGCATGGCATGTTGCGCCAGCGGGGCCGCTACGACGACTTCCGCGTGCACTTCGCGGTCAACTGCGCCAGCATCGGCTGCCCCGCGCTGCGCGAGGAGGCCTTCGTGGCCGATAGGCTGGACGCGCAACTCGACGAGATGGCGCAGCGCTTCCTGAGCGACCGCAGCCGCAACCGCTACAACGTGGAACGCCGCCGGCTCGAGGTGTCGAAGATCTTCGACTGGTTCGGGGTCGACTGGACGCAGGGCCAGCGTGGCGTCACCAGCCTGACGCAGTTCCTGGCGCGCTACGCCGAGCAACTGGCCGACGCACCGGCCGACCGAGAGCGCGTGCGCGCCGGCAGCGTGCCGGTGGACTTTCTCGACTACGACTGGCGCCTGAACGACGCGCGCTGA
- a CDS encoding Uncharacterized conserved protein (DUF2235) (PFAM: Uncharacterized conserved protein (DUF2235)), with amino-acid sequence MKRIIVCADGTWNIRDRLDARTNTRRPTNVTKVARAVLPRDHQGTSQVVYYHLGVGTGNALDQITGGALGRGMDHNIREMYRFVAYNFEPGDELYLFGFSRGAYTVRSLAGFMHFAGLVSKAEDYYVPDLYECYQHGWGPGTPKWDHLFKEPNRKGAVRVVDRRAECPPIRFIGVWDTVGALGAPGALGQLLRRFGGARFDYRFHEVRLNPLIQNAAHALAIDEQRKPFAPTLWSTQDCAGPPGTPWRGRLQQAWFAGVHSDVGGGYDDDSLANHALHWMLGEARELGLALDDAYLKPFGSRADIELHQTMSPMYRLMGPHQRPIGVVPGGEESVHPSALERLAGQVHGYAPANLVARRV; translated from the coding sequence ATGAAGCGGATCATCGTCTGTGCCGACGGCACCTGGAACATCCGAGACCGGCTCGATGCCCGGACCAACACGCGCCGGCCGACCAATGTCACCAAGGTGGCGCGCGCGGTGCTGCCCCGCGACCACCAGGGCACCAGCCAGGTCGTCTACTACCACCTCGGCGTGGGCACCGGCAACGCGCTGGACCAGATCACCGGGGGCGCCCTGGGTCGGGGCATGGACCACAACATCCGCGAGATGTACCGGTTCGTGGCCTACAACTTCGAGCCCGGCGACGAGCTGTACCTTTTCGGCTTCAGCCGCGGTGCCTACACCGTGCGCAGCCTGGCCGGCTTCATGCACTTCGCCGGGCTGGTCTCCAAGGCCGAGGACTACTACGTGCCCGACCTGTACGAGTGCTACCAACACGGTTGGGGCCCGGGCACGCCGAAGTGGGACCACCTCTTCAAGGAACCCAACCGCAAGGGCGCCGTTCGGGTGGTGGACCGGCGCGCCGAATGCCCGCCGATCCGCTTCATCGGCGTGTGGGACACGGTGGGTGCGCTCGGTGCGCCGGGCGCCCTGGGCCAGTTGCTGCGCCGCTTCGGTGGCGCACGCTTCGACTACCGATTTCACGAGGTGCGCCTGAACCCGTTGATCCAGAACGCCGCCCATGCGCTGGCCATCGACGAGCAGCGCAAGCCCTTTGCCCCCACGCTGTGGAGCACCCAGGATTGCGCCGGCCCGCCGGGCACCCCCTGGCGCGGGCGGCTGCAGCAGGCCTGGTTCGCCGGCGTGCATTCCGACGTGGGCGGCGGCTACGACGACGACAGCCTGGCCAACCACGCGCTGCACTGGATGCTGGGCGAGGCGCGCGAACTGGGCCTGGCGCTCGACGATGCCTACCTGAAGCCCTTCGGCAGCCGGGCCGACATTGAATTGCACCAAACCATGAGCCCGATGTACCGCTTGATGGGCCCGCACCAGCGGCCCATCGGCGTGGTGCCGGGCGGTGAGGAGTCGGTGCACCCGTCCGCGCTGGAACGGCTGGCCGGCCAGGTGCATGGTTATGCACCGGCCAACCTGGTGGCCCGCCGCGTCTGA